Below is a window of Methylosinus sp. PW1 DNA.
TGGCGTCCGCAAGTCAACGGTGTCGTGCGTTCCTTGGAGGCGATGGCGAGCGCGGCGAGCGCGCTCGGCGCGTCGATCGATTTCCTGACGCCGCAGGATTTCTCCTCCATCCCCATGCCGACCTATCCTGAAATTCAGCTCGCCTTCGCCTCGGCGGGAGCGGTGGCGAAGCGTCTGGCGCAAGGCTACGACCACGTCCATATCGCCACCGAAGGGCCGGTGGGCATGGCGACGCGCGCCTGCTGCCTGCGCCAGGGGCGGCGCTTCACCACCAGCTATCACACGCGCTTTCCCGAATATATTCACGCGCGCACGCGCTTTCCCGTCGGCGTGACCTATGCGCTGCTGCGCCGCTTCCACAATAGCGGCGCGGGGACGATGGTCTCGACGCAGACGCTGGCGCAGGAGCTTTCCGCGCGCGGCTTCCGACGGCTGATGCGCTGGTCGCGCGGCGTCGATCACCAGCTCTTTCACCCCGATAAAGCGGTCGACCTCGGCTATCCGCGGCCGCTCTATCTCTACGCCGGCCGACTGGCGGTTGAGAAGAATATCGAGGCCTTCCTCGCGCTCGATCTGCCGGGCACCAAGCTCGTCGCCGGCGACGGGCCGGCGCGCGCGGCGCTCGAGGCGGCCTATCCGCAGGCGCGCTTTCTCGGCGTGAAGACCAGCGCCGAGCTGGCCACGCTCTACGCCAGCTCGGATGTGTTCGTTTTTCCGAGCCGCACCGACACTTTCGGAATGGTGCTGCTGGAGGCCATGGCCTGTGGCCTGCCGGTCGCCGCTTTTCCAGTGGCGGGGCCGCTGGATGTGGTCGGCGCGAGCGGCGCCGGCGTGCTGAGCGAGGATTTGCAGGCGGCCTGTCTCGCGGCGACGGAGATTTCGTCCGACGCGCCGCGCGCCCATGCGCTGACCTTCACTTGGGAGGCGAGCGCGCAGCAGTTTCTCGGCAATGTCGCGCTCGCGCATCAGAACGGCGTGGATGCGGCGGCTCAGGCGGCCGCCGGCAAGGCCTGCTCAGCCAAACAGCCGAAGCTTTTCGTGCAGGGAGAGATGATCGAGCCGTGACAGCGCCACGAGGCGCGGATCGACCGGCCCCGCCGGCTCGGTCTTCGCCGGCGTGGTCTTCGGAAGGCTGATCTTGGGCGAGCCGGATTCGCGCGCGCCGAATTTGGGCGCATCGATGCGGGGCGCATCGAACTTGGGCGCATCGAGCGCGGGCGGCGCAGTCTCCTCCGGCAGAATCGCGCGAGCGACGAATTCCTCGAACACGATCTCATTGGACGCCGGCTCGGCGGAAGCGGCAGATTCGGCAATCTCTATCGCCTGCGGCGGCTCCTCCATCTGCGCGACGCGCTCGGGCGCGGGCTCGAAAGCGACAGGCTCAAAAGCGACAGGCTCGGGCTCGGAAGCGACGGCCTCGACCTCGGTCGGCTCGGCGACGACAGCGTCCACCTCGAAGGATACGACCGAGACCGGCTCGGCGTCGATGGGCTCCGGCTCGATCGCCTCCGCCTCAGCGAGAGTCTCGACCTCGCCGATTTCTATCGGCTCATCCGCCGCCTCGATCTCGAGAATCGCCTCGACGCGCTCCTCTTGGATTCGATGCGGCTCGTCGATGATCTCGATCGTCGCGGTCTCGATGATCGCGCGCGGCGCCTCTTCCGGCTCCGCGACGGGCGCGTCGAGCAATTTGGAGAATTGCTCGACCAGCGCATCGGCCTGCGCGCAGAGCTTCTCCTCGACGCCGCTGGCGCGCAGCGTGCGCGCGAACTCCTGCGCGCGCTCGACGAGGCGGCGCGGCAGGCGCCAATCGGAGGCGGCCTCCTGCTCCTCCGCGCGCGCGGCGACGCGCTCCAGACGATCCACCGCAAGCACGAGCCGCTCGGTCTCCTCGGCGCGCTGACGGCGCGCATATTCGAGCAGGAACCAGCGGCCGCGGACGGTCTCCATCACCGCGGCTTCAATTCTCTCATAGTCTTCGGGATAGAGTCCGGTGGGCGGGGCCGGTAGGTTCATAGGCGGTCCTTGCGGGACAAAGCGCCGAATCAGCGCCTGCTCAAGGAAAGTCTGCGACGGCGTTTTATGCAAGCGCGAAAACGCAATCCCACGTATCACACGGGCGTTTCGGCAAGCGTGAGAAAAGTCCAGCGCGCGCGAAGGCTCGCAGCTTTCGCCG
It encodes the following:
- a CDS encoding glycosyltransferase family 1 protein, whose translation is MRILIATDAWRPQVNGVVRSLEAMASAASALGASIDFLTPQDFSSIPMPTYPEIQLAFASAGAVAKRLAQGYDHVHIATEGPVGMATRACCLRQGRRFTTSYHTRFPEYIHARTRFPVGVTYALLRRFHNSGAGTMVSTQTLAQELSARGFRRLMRWSRGVDHQLFHPDKAVDLGYPRPLYLYAGRLAVEKNIEAFLALDLPGTKLVAGDGPARAALEAAYPQARFLGVKTSAELATLYASSDVFVFPSRTDTFGMVLLEAMACGLPVAAFPVAGPLDVVGASGAGVLSEDLQAACLAATEISSDAPRAHALTFTWEASAQQFLGNVALAHQNGVDAAAQAAAGKACSAKQPKLFVQGEMIEP